The Dyadobacter sp. 676 DNA window AAGTAGCCTGGGTGAAGCTGTCGAAAATGTTTTCAAGTTTGTCGGGTGGAATGCCGATGCCGGTGTCTTCAACCCGGAAGTCGATGGTAACGTGGTTGCCTTGCCGTTCCGAAACAGCGGCCGAAACGGTCACTTTGCCGTTTTCGGTGAATTTAACGGCATTGCTGACCAGGTTGGTCAGGATTTGACCCAGTCGCGTCGGATCGCCGACTACCGTGATATTGACGTCGTTACCGACTTTCAGTTTCAATAAAATACCTTTTTCATTCGCCTTTTGTAAAATACCCGATCGGATGTTTTCGAGTAACGAAAGGACATTGAAATCAACTTCCTCGAACTCGATTTTTCCGGCCTCTATCTTGCTGAAATCCAATATGTCATTAATCAGTACCAGTAAGTTTTCGGCCGAGAATTTGAGGATATTGAGATACTCCATCTGCTCCGGCTTGGGGTTCTGTTGCAGCAGTAAATGGGTAAAGCCGATCACTGCGTTCATAGGTGTCCGTATCTCGTGGCTCATCGTCGAGAGGAACTGCGATTTGGCAACGGCGGCCATTTCCGCTTGCTCTTTGGCTTTAATAAGCTCCTGCTCGGTTTTCTTTTGCTCATCGATGTCCATAATAGCCCCGTAAAGTTTGGTTACCTTGCCGTTGCTGTCGACGAACGGCTTGCCGATCGCGTGGATGAATTTTACCCGGCCGTCGGGCAACACGATGCGGAGGTCGAAACTGGCCGGTTTCAGGTCGTTGACCGCATTGCGGATGTGCGATTTGTAGGTTGCCAGATCGTCGGGATGGATCATGTTCGAAAGCAGCTCCGTTTCCGGCCCGGTGCTGCCCGGTTCGAGGCCGAATATGCGGAACGCTTCGTCGGACCAGTAATTCTGGCCGGTAATAAGGTCGGCCTCCCAGCTGCCGCTGTGCGTAAGTTGCTGGGATTCGGCCAGCATAGCCTCGTTTCGCCGGATGAGTTCTTCGGCCCGTTTCCGGTGGGTAATGTCGTGCCAGACCACCAGCAGTACTTTCTTGTTGCTGATCAGCACCGGATTGAGCGTCACTTCGACGGGAAATTCCTCTCCGTCCATTCTCCGGTGGATCCATTCGAAACGGTTATAGCCGTTTTCGTACGCGAGCCGGTCCATTTCCACCGATTTCTCGGACGACCGCCGGCCATCCGGCTGAAATTCGGGAGAGAAATAGGCCGGATGGATCGATAGCAATTCACTTTTGTTCTTGCAGCGCAGCATTTTCACCGCAGCCTCGTTGCAGTCCATGATGCCCGTTTCATCCAGGAGCAAATGCGCGTCAGTCGAATACTGGAAGATCACGCTAAGCTTTTCCTCGACAAGTTTCCGCTGAGTGAGATCCTGCAAGACACCATCCAGTTTGCCGGGTTGCCCCTGCTGCATCACATCGTCGTGGATATCGGAAACCGATCCCACCATCCGTTCCGGCTTCCCGTTTTCAAACCGGACAGTTCCGCGGCATTCAAAGTAGCGGTAGCCATTGTGTTTTGTTTGGAGCCTTACATGGACAAGATAGGGCACATTGTTTTCAAATTGCTCGCGGATCGCGTCGGCTACGATGGCCTTGTCGTCGGGGTGGACCAGCGTTTCCGTAAACGATTCGTAACCGGTCGGGATTTCGCCGGGATCGTAGCCCAGGAGTTCAAAAAAACGGTCGGACCAAACCTGTTTGTCCGTAGCGAAAACCCAGTCCCATAGTCCGGCGTTAATACCAGCGATGATCATGTCGAGGGATTTGGCGGAGAACTTGGACTGCATAGCGGACATGTATAGAATTAATTCGTATAAAATTAAACAATTTCCCGATCTCAACACCTGTAAAAGAACGCTGCCTGTTTGGGGCAGAATGCCTGGCCGAAAGCTTTTAGCGGTTTAGCCGATGTTTATGCCGGTTACTTATGTATCTGTATTCCTTTATTTAAAATAAAATAACCTTTTGATTTTTTGTTGTAGCCCGTTGCTAAGCTATTTCCGGTTAATTAATTGGGAAGCGTAATCTTTAAGGTCGGTTTTTAATATAAAAAGGTA harbors:
- a CDS encoding PAS domain-containing protein — translated: MQSKFSAKSLDMIIAGINAGLWDWVFATDKQVWSDRFFELLGYDPGEIPTGYESFTETLVHPDDKAIVADAIREQFENNVPYLVHVRLQTKHNGYRYFECRGTVRFENGKPERMVGSVSDIHDDVMQQGQPGKLDGVLQDLTQRKLVEEKLSVIFQYSTDAHLLLDETGIMDCNEAAVKMLRCKNKSELLSIHPAYFSPEFQPDGRRSSEKSVEMDRLAYENGYNRFEWIHRRMDGEEFPVEVTLNPVLISNKKVLLVVWHDITHRKRAEELIRRNEAMLAESQQLTHSGSWEADLITGQNYWSDEAFRIFGLEPGSTGPETELLSNMIHPDDLATYKSHIRNAVNDLKPASFDLRIVLPDGRVKFIHAIGKPFVDSNGKVTKLYGAIMDIDEQKKTEQELIKAKEQAEMAAVAKSQFLSTMSHEIRTPMNAVIGFTHLLLQQNPKPEQMEYLNILKFSAENLLVLINDILDFSKIEAGKIEFEEVDFNVLSLLENIRSGILQKANEKGILLKLKVGNDVNITVVGDPTRLGQILTNLVSNAVKFTENGKVTVSAAVSERQGNHVTIDFRVEDTGIGIPPDKLENIFDSFTQATSDTTRKYGGSGLGLTITKRLLELQNSRIQVDSEPGRGSTFYFSLSFPISEKHRTEQANGIPANYFNLEGMRVLIVEDNNINVLLMKNFMKQWNVQYDVAENGLVALDKVQANDYDLVLMDLQMPEMDGYEATRHIRRLAGNKYRLLPIIALTASAMMDIKDIAFTVGMNDYISKPFSPAELYAKIASYRKK